The following coding sequences are from one Pseudomonadota bacterium window:
- the carA gene encoding glutamine-hydrolyzing carbamoyl-phosphate synthase small subunit, with protein sequence MKEYQKKALLALEDGRTFACRSFTGEGEAFGEIVFNTSMTGYQEVITDPSYSGQMVTMTYPLIGNYGVNHEDIESAKIQVSAFVVKEYQDIPSNFRSTGSLRDYLIHENILGIEDVDTRAVTRHIRDTGAMRAYVSTFDTDPSSLVKKAKSIPSMVGLDLVKRVATNKPYFWSEGKIYPLNVETTKLDKSIWKKNKKYCVLAFDFGIKYNILRCLENAGFEVLVVPASTDAKVVKAISPDGIFLSNGPGDPEPVSYAIDTIRSLLEYRPIFGICLGHQLLGLALGGKTYKLKFGHRGANQPVKNLITGKVEITSQNHGFVVDIKSLNSKDIEPTHINLNDNTLEGFKHRKLPLYAVQYHPEASPGPHDSRYLFNDFIKLIENA encoded by the coding sequence ATGAAAGAATACCAAAAAAAAGCGCTGCTTGCTCTTGAAGACGGAAGAACCTTTGCCTGTAGAAGTTTTACAGGAGAAGGTGAGGCCTTTGGAGAGATTGTGTTTAATACCAGCATGACCGGATACCAGGAAGTAATTACAGATCCTTCATATAGCGGCCAGATGGTTACTATGACATATCCTCTGATAGGAAATTATGGTGTGAATCATGAAGATATTGAGTCTGCCAAAATACAGGTGTCGGCATTTGTAGTTAAGGAATATCAGGATATTCCAAGCAATTTCAGATCTACAGGATCTTTAAGGGATTATCTTATTCATGAAAACATCCTTGGAATTGAAGATGTTGATACCAGAGCCGTTACAAGACATATCAGAGACACCGGAGCTATGAGAGCTTATGTTTCAACGTTTGATACTGATCCGTCTTCTCTTGTAAAAAAGGCTAAAAGCATACCAAGCATGGTTGGACTAGATCTTGTTAAAAGAGTTGCAACTAATAAACCTTATTTCTGGTCTGAAGGAAAAATTTATCCCTTAAATGTGGAAACCACAAAATTAGATAAATCTATATGGAAAAAGAACAAGAAATATTGTGTATTGGCTTTTGATTTTGGAATAAAATACAATATTTTAAGATGTCTTGAAAATGCAGGTTTTGAAGTATTGGTTGTGCCTGCTTCAACTGATGCTAAGGTCGTTAAGGCGATTTCTCCTGATGGAATTTTTCTTTCAAATGGTCCGGGAGATCCTGAACCTGTATCGTATGCAATAGATACAATCAGGTCACTTCTGGAATACAGGCCGATATTCGGCATTTGTCTGGGGCATCAGCTTTTAGGGCTTGCTCTTGGAGGAAAAACATACAAATTAAAATTCGGGCACAGGGGAGCCAATCAGCCTGTTAAAAATCTAATAACCGGCAAAGTGGAAATAACTTCACAGAATCATGGTTTTGTTGTGGATATAAAAAGCTTAAATTCAAAAGATATAGAACCAACCCATATAAATCTTAATGATAATACCCTGGAAGGTTTTAAGCATAGAAAACTTCCTCTTTATGCCGTTCAGTATCATCCGGAGGCATCTCCGGGTCCTCACGATTCCCGTTATCTCTTTAATGATTTTATAAAGTTAATTGAAAATGCCTAA
- the carB gene encoding carbamoyl-phosphate synthase large subunit: protein MPKRTDIKKILIIGAGPIIISQACEFDYSGTQACKALKEDGYEVVLVNSNPATIMTDPDMAHRTYIEPVTPEILAMIIEKERPDALLPTLGGQTGLNTAIATAKMGVLDKFQVEMIGASVESINKAEDRDLFRQAMNRIGLRIPESGIATNMEMAIEIVDKIGFPVIVRPSFTLGGTGGGVAYNFEDLELIAKSGFDASLIGQVMLEESVLGWKEYELEVMRDKNDNVVIICSIENMDPMGIHTGDSITVAPAQTLTDVEYQKMRNASIAIMREIGVDTGGSNVQFAVNPKNGDMIVVEMNPRVSRSSALASKATGFPIAKIAAKLAVGYTLDEIPNDITGETLASFEPTLDYCVVKIPRFTFEKFPETKDYLTTAMKSIGETMAIGRTFKEALQKGLRSLEIGRFGLGADGKDLCDLEENKISINEIEKKLSTPNSQRIFYIRYALLNGMSVQSIFELTDIDPWFLYQIKQIVDLEAEIADAGSNISEELLRMAKSYGFSDVQIAYLTGSTEDAVKVLREKLNIRPVFKLVDTCAAEFKAATPYYYSTYEEENEARVSDRKKIMILGGGPNRIGQGIEFDYCCVQASFGIREEGLESIMVNSNPETVSTDYDTSDKLYFEPLTKEDVLNIVETEKPFGVIVQFGGQTPLNLATSLFNAGVPIIGTQPESIDRAEDREQFTVMLKKLGLVQPENGTALNIQEAALIAESIGYPVIVRPSFVLGGRAMKIVYNRKDLENFTRIAIEASSMHPVLIDKFLEEAVEVDVDAICDGKSTIICGIMEHIEAAGVHSGDSACVLPPHSINQSIIDQITAATKAMASELKVIGLMNVQYAIKGDKLYILEVNPRASRTIPFVSKATGIPFAKLATKVMLGRSLSDLGITSEKVPTHISIKEVALPFNRFPDVDTLLGPEMKSTGEVMGIDTSFGLAFAKSQLAVGQNIPATGNVFISVMDSDKKAVIPVASKFYDMGFNIIATKGTSKYLSEHKIANEIINKVSMGRPHVVDAIKNKQLNIIINTGTGAEPMRDGYEIRRAAIKYNVPCITTIPGALAICRGIEELKGKKLSVKALQDYNHKD, encoded by the coding sequence ATGCCTAAACGCACAGATATAAAGAAAATCCTTATTATTGGCGCAGGTCCTATAATAATCAGTCAGGCCTGCGAATTCGACTATTCAGGAACTCAAGCCTGTAAAGCCTTGAAAGAAGACGGATATGAAGTTGTACTGGTAAACAGTAATCCGGCTACAATTATGACCGATCCGGATATGGCCCACAGGACATATATTGAGCCGGTCACTCCTGAAATACTTGCCATGATAATAGAAAAAGAACGCCCTGATGCACTATTACCCACACTTGGCGGACAAACCGGTCTTAACACAGCTATTGCAACAGCAAAAATGGGTGTTTTGGACAAGTTTCAAGTTGAGATGATCGGTGCATCTGTCGAGTCCATAAATAAAGCAGAAGACAGAGACCTGTTTCGCCAAGCCATGAATAGAATAGGGCTTAGGATACCGGAAAGCGGAATTGCCACAAACATGGAAATGGCAATAGAAATTGTGGATAAAATAGGGTTTCCGGTTATTGTGAGGCCAAGTTTTACTTTAGGAGGCACAGGAGGAGGTGTAGCATATAATTTTGAAGATCTTGAGTTAATAGCAAAATCAGGGTTTGATGCAAGCTTAATCGGGCAAGTAATGCTTGAAGAATCCGTTTTGGGATGGAAAGAATATGAACTTGAAGTAATGCGTGACAAAAATGACAATGTTGTCATTATCTGTTCGATTGAAAATATGGATCCAATGGGAATACATACAGGAGACAGCATTACGGTTGCTCCCGCCCAAACTTTAACCGATGTTGAATATCAGAAGATGCGAAATGCATCTATTGCAATCATGAGAGAAATAGGTGTTGATACCGGCGGGTCTAATGTGCAGTTTGCTGTAAACCCGAAAAACGGAGATATGATTGTAGTTGAGATGAATCCCCGTGTTTCACGCAGTTCAGCTCTTGCATCAAAAGCAACCGGTTTTCCCATAGCAAAAATTGCCGCAAAACTTGCTGTTGGATACACATTGGATGAAATACCTAATGATATAACAGGAGAAACGCTTGCATCTTTTGAACCTACTCTTGATTATTGCGTTGTTAAAATACCAAGATTTACTTTTGAAAAATTTCCTGAAACAAAAGATTATTTAACTACCGCCATGAAATCAATCGGCGAAACTATGGCTATCGGAAGAACGTTTAAGGAAGCTTTGCAAAAAGGATTAAGATCACTTGAAATCGGCAGATTCGGTCTTGGTGCGGATGGGAAAGATCTATGCGATTTAGAAGAAAATAAAATATCTATAAATGAAATTGAGAAAAAACTTTCAACCCCAAATTCTCAAAGAATTTTTTATATCCGGTATGCACTATTAAATGGTATGTCAGTTCAGTCAATATTTGAATTAACAGATATTGATCCATGGTTTTTATACCAGATAAAACAAATAGTTGATCTTGAGGCCGAGATCGCAGATGCCGGATCAAATATTTCGGAAGAACTTTTGCGTATGGCAAAATCTTATGGATTTTCCGATGTGCAAATTGCGTATCTTACAGGTTCAACAGAAGACGCCGTTAAAGTTCTTCGTGAAAAATTAAATATAAGGCCAGTATTTAAACTTGTAGACACCTGCGCTGCCGAATTTAAGGCAGCGACTCCTTACTATTATTCTACATACGAAGAGGAAAACGAAGCAAGAGTATCGGATAGAAAAAAAATTATGATCCTTGGTGGCGGTCCGAACAGAATAGGGCAGGGGATTGAATTTGATTACTGCTGTGTTCAGGCATCATTTGGTATTCGTGAAGAAGGCCTTGAAAGCATTATGGTAAACAGTAATCCGGAAACGGTCAGCACCGACTATGATACTTCCGATAAGCTATATTTTGAACCTCTGACAAAAGAAGATGTTTTAAATATAGTTGAAACCGAGAAACCATTCGGAGTTATAGTGCAGTTTGGCGGACAAACTCCTCTTAATCTTGCAACATCTCTTTTTAATGCAGGTGTTCCAATCATTGGCACTCAACCGGAAAGCATAGACAGAGCGGAAGACAGGGAACAATTTACGGTCATGTTGAAAAAACTTGGCCTGGTTCAACCTGAAAACGGAACTGCATTAAATATTCAAGAGGCCGCCCTGATAGCCGAATCTATCGGATACCCCGTAATTGTAAGACCATCTTTTGTTCTTGGCGGTAGAGCCATGAAAATAGTGTATAACAGAAAGGATCTTGAAAATTTCACAAGGATTGCCATTGAAGCATCTTCTATGCATCCTGTGCTGATAGACAAGTTTCTGGAAGAAGCCGTTGAGGTTGATGTTGATGCAATCTGTGACGGGAAATCAACTATTATTTGCGGAATAATGGAACACATAGAGGCGGCCGGAGTTCATTCGGGTGATTCCGCATGCGTTCTTCCACCTCACAGTATCAACCAGTCTATTATTGATCAGATTACTGCTGCCACAAAAGCTATGGCATCCGAGCTAAAAGTTATTGGCCTTATGAACGTGCAATATGCTATCAAAGGAGACAAACTCTATATTCTTGAAGTAAATCCAAGAGCATCAAGAACAATACCGTTTGTCAGCAAGGCAACAGGCATACCATTTGCAAAACTTGCCACAAAAGTTATGCTGGGGCGCAGCCTTTCCGATCTTGGCATAACTTCCGAAAAAGTACCGACACATATTTCAATAAAGGAAGTTGCGCTTCCTTTTAACAGATTTCCTGATGTTGATACTCTTCTTGGGCCTGAAATGAAGTCGACAGGTGAGGTTATGGGAATAGATACTTCATTCGGACTTGCATTTGCCAAATCACAGCTTGCAGTAGGGCAGAATATACCTGCAACCGGCAATGTCTTTATAAGCGTGATGGATTCGGACAAGAAAGCGGTAATTCCCGTTGCTTCAAAATTTTATGATATGGGGTTTAATATCATTGCAACAAAGGGAACTTCCAAATATCTTTCCGAACATAAAATAGCTAATGAAATTATTAATAAAGTATCTATGGGACGCCCTCATGTAGTTGATGCTATCAAAAACAAGCAGCTTAATATTATCATAAATACCGGAACAGGAGCTGAACCGATGCGCGATGGTTATGAAATACGCCGTGCTGCTATTAAATACAATGTTCCTTGCATCACGACAATTCCGGGAGCCTTGGCTATTTGCAGAGGAATAGAAGAACTAAAAGGTAAAAAACTATCAGTTAAAGCTTTACAAGACTACAATCATAAAGATTAA
- a CDS encoding amidophosphoribosyltransferase, translating into MEDDSYLDEKPREACGIFGIYGHPEASKLTYFGLYALQHRGQESAGIAVARDNKIFDHKGMGLVPEVFDIHHFEHLKGFNSIGHVRYSTTGSSILSNAQPFVVFHKKKSFAVAHNGNLVNALALKNELEENGSIFQTTIDSEIFLHLLVKNLKLGLEKALVETVSRLKGAFSFIALTNEGDVIGIKDPNGFRPLCLGKVNGSYVLSSESCALDLIEAEFVRELEPGEIVIINKDGLKSIKTTDCRNKSLCIFEFIYFARPDSTIFGKNVYQIRKAHGRRLAKEYPTNADLVMPFPDSGTYAALGFSEESKIPFEMGMIRNHYIGRTFIQPTQSMRDFGVRVKLNPVKEILKGKDIVIIEDSIIRGTTVKTRVKSLRALGVNKVHMRVSGPPHRFPCHYGIDFSTSGELIAATNSVAELKDILGLDSLYYLSIDGLLQSTGIKNPENSFCKACFDGCYPVEFDEYLSKDCLEK; encoded by the coding sequence ATGGAAGATGACTCTTATTTAGACGAAAAACCTCGTGAGGCGTGCGGAATATTTGGAATTTATGGCCATCCGGAAGCATCAAAACTTACATATTTCGGTTTGTATGCTCTTCAGCACAGAGGTCAGGAAAGCGCCGGCATTGCTGTTGCAAGAGACAATAAAATATTTGACCACAAGGGTATGGGGCTAGTACCTGAAGTATTTGATATTCACCATTTTGAACATCTTAAAGGATTTAATTCCATAGGCCATGTCAGGTACTCTACTACAGGAAGTTCCATCCTTTCAAATGCCCAGCCATTTGTTGTTTTTCATAAGAAAAAATCATTTGCTGTTGCCCATAATGGAAACCTTGTCAATGCGTTAGCTTTGAAAAATGAGCTTGAAGAAAACGGTTCTATTTTTCAAACTACAATAGACAGTGAGATTTTTCTCCATCTTCTTGTAAAAAATCTCAAATTAGGACTTGAGAAGGCTCTTGTTGAAACAGTTTCAAGATTAAAAGGCGCATTTTCATTTATAGCACTTACAAATGAGGGCGATGTAATAGGAATAAAAGACCCCAATGGCTTTCGTCCTTTGTGTTTAGGTAAAGTTAATGGTAGCTATGTTCTTTCATCTGAATCTTGTGCGCTTGACCTTATTGAAGCTGAGTTTGTAAGAGAACTTGAACCAGGCGAAATCGTCATAATAAATAAGGACGGGCTTAAAAGCATTAAAACTACAGATTGCAGGAACAAGTCTTTATGCATATTTGAATTTATATATTTTGCAAGACCCGACAGCACTATATTCGGCAAAAATGTTTATCAGATAAGAAAGGCCCATGGACGCCGTCTTGCCAAAGAATATCCCACTAATGCCGATTTGGTAATGCCTTTTCCGGATTCAGGAACTTATGCTGCTTTAGGGTTTTCGGAAGAATCAAAAATTCCGTTTGAGATGGGAATGATACGAAACCATTATATCGGAAGAACTTTTATACAGCCCACACAAAGTATGCGTGATTTTGGAGTAAGAGTAAAACTAAATCCTGTAAAAGAGATTCTAAAAGGCAAGGATATAGTAATTATTGAAGATTCTATAATAAGAGGAACTACCGTTAAAACCAGGGTAAAATCGCTTCGCGCACTTGGAGTAAATAAGGTGCATATGCGTGTTAGCGGTCCGCCGCATCGATTTCCATGTCATTATGGCATAGATTTTTCTACAAGTGGAGAACTTATAGCCGCCACCAATTCAGTTGCTGAGCTTAAAGATATTCTTGGTCTTGATTCTCTTTACTATTTGAGCATAGATGGACTTTTGCAATCAACAGGAATTAAAAACCCTGAAAACAGTTTTTGCAAAGCTTGCTTTGACGGTTGTTATCCGGTTGAATTCGATGAATATTTATCAAAAGACTGTCTTGAAAAATAA
- a CDS encoding cyclic nucleotide-binding domain-containing protein: protein MIESKYLQDNMQNIQKLMNIPTLKHFEIQSLAKLLRLSKIRDYEDGELIIMEGEKDTWLYFLLSGSVRVTKENFDIVVIDKKGEIFGEMRIIDTLSRSASVYALGKTVCLAVDTSAQKKLKDGDRDEQLDFLLLLYRIFAEYMSIRLRLTNEELIKAKKETESLKRKAQ from the coding sequence ATGATTGAGTCGAAGTATCTTCAGGATAATATGCAGAATATTCAAAAGCTGATGAACATTCCAACTCTAAAGCATTTTGAAATACAAAGCCTTGCAAAGCTTTTACGCCTTAGCAAGATCAGAGATTATGAAGATGGTGAGTTGATAATTATGGAAGGGGAAAAAGATACCTGGCTTTATTTCCTTCTTAGCGGAAGTGTAAGAGTAACGAAAGAAAATTTTGATATTGTAGTAATTGATAAAAAAGGTGAAATTTTCGGGGAGATGAGAATTATCGACACTCTTAGCCGCTCGGCTTCTGTCTATGCCCTTGGTAAAACTGTATGTCTGGCGGTTGATACATCGGCGCAAAAAAAACTAAAAGATGGCGACAGAGATGAACAGCTTGATTTTCTTTTGTTGTTATACAGAATTTTTGCGGAATATATGTCCATAAGGCTGCGCCTGACAAACGAAGAGCTTATAAAAGCCAAAAAGGAGACAGAAAGCCTTAAAAGAAAAGCTCAATGA
- a CDS encoding radical SAM protein: MKEKKTVSFSKNSTNIFFHILTNCNLNCLHCYINKKQHGNTTLSIDIIKAWLDAFAAKSKIANVVFLGGEPTLHPDLSQAVKYAIKIGYKSVTVDTNGYLFNEFLSKIEPKDIDYISFSLDGATSTTNDKIRGKGSYDKCVSGIKSSVSKGFNTSLIYTVSSANIDELAKMEPLLSDLKIGRFFIQVIGIRGKTAKGTSVEGVNNPQVLREKWVDTIPIIAEKIAEHGIIVTYPKVFLEPDDKFECAGLVADNYFIFPNKRVYRCPLCEDYPIHGMEFSGNELVQTAKINETDLFKLSIPEGCVMNKLIQPGNLSYNPDGSPEYKIACCLLKEEIRKS; encoded by the coding sequence ATGAAAGAAAAAAAAACTGTATCATTTTCAAAAAACTCTACCAATATTTTTTTTCATATTCTTACAAATTGTAATCTTAACTGTCTGCACTGTTATATCAATAAAAAACAACACGGAAACACCACACTTTCTATAGACATAATAAAAGCCTGGCTTGATGCGTTTGCTGCAAAGAGCAAAATAGCGAACGTTGTTTTTTTAGGTGGTGAACCCACCCTGCACCCTGACTTATCCCAAGCTGTAAAGTATGCAATAAAAATCGGATATAAATCTGTGACTGTTGATACAAACGGCTATCTGTTTAATGAGTTTTTGTCAAAAATAGAGCCCAAAGATATTGACTATATCAGCTTCAGCCTTGATGGTGCAACAAGTACGACAAATGACAAGATAAGAGGAAAGGGCTCTTATGATAAATGTGTTTCGGGAATAAAGTCATCGGTTTCTAAAGGATTCAATACAAGCCTGATATATACTGTAAGCAGCGCCAATATTGATGAACTCGCAAAAATGGAACCATTGTTATCTGATCTTAAAATCGGAAGGTTTTTTATTCAGGTTATAGGAATTAGAGGAAAAACGGCAAAGGGCACATCTGTTGAAGGAGTTAATAACCCTCAGGTATTAAGAGAAAAGTGGGTTGATACCATACCGATAATAGCTGAAAAAATTGCAGAGCACGGCATTATTGTAACTTATCCCAAAGTTTTTTTAGAACCCGATGATAAATTTGAGTGTGCCGGACTTGTTGCTGATAATTATTTTATTTTCCCAAACAAAAGAGTCTATAGATGCCCTTTGTGCGAGGACTATCCTATCCATGGTATGGAATTTAGCGGTAACGAGCTGGTTCAAACCGCCAAAATAAATGAAACAGACCTTTTTAAGCTGTCTATTCCCGAAGGCTGTGTAATGAATAAACTTATACAACCCGGCAATTTAAGCTACAACCCGGACGGAAGCCCAGAGTACAAAATAGCCTGTTGCCTTCTTAAAGAAGAAATTCGAAAAAGCTGA
- a CDS encoding YdbL family protein, which produces MTTNKSIGITVFAMVMIFTCCVSFALDAKEIKARMLERVPIIQTIKSKGTIGENNLGYLEIMPESKAGDNDKIIVNDENSDRKAVYTAIAKQQGTDISLVGKRRALQIFENAEPGEWLQDAAGKWFKK; this is translated from the coding sequence ATGACAACCAACAAAAGTATAGGAATAACTGTTTTTGCTATGGTGATGATTTTTACCTGCTGTGTTTCGTTCGCTCTTGACGCAAAAGAGATAAAAGCAAGAATGCTCGAAAGGGTTCCCATTATCCAGACTATAAAATCAAAAGGAACAATAGGTGAAAATAATCTGGGATATCTTGAAATAATGCCGGAAAGCAAAGCAGGCGATAATGATAAGATTATTGTCAATGATGAAAACAGCGACAGAAAAGCAGTTTATACAGCTATAGCAAAACAACAGGGAACAGATATTTCCCTTGTCGGCAAACGCCGGGCATTGCAAATCTTCGAAAACGCAGAACCAGGTGAATGGCTGCAAGATGCAGCAGGAAAATGGTTTAAGAAGTAA
- a CDS encoding YdbH domain-containing protein translates to MPRYRKTLYIILCLLIFFTGYISITYFYKFIINYVESKLLPETAKEIGIDNLRFKIQKAGLFGADIAYISTDRDNIDSPSIDSVHIEYDPIGLYKKNIKKVIISGVRIECEFNNGKFNILGFDWQNFIRTLQSKKNAPTENIKSFPVESIELRNSTITTHLKNQNIDIPIDLKIVPNDINKSMIDCLLNLYPRDTHIKIASKINIDTNQAEIYFGAKQISFERFSDFSSLIPGTSISGSADIDGKMQINFSPFKISFLSCSASAYNLSAFYNNINLTNSIDEISGKKIPVIFDIRNSGDNKWIFSATSFLVNSPFPMNISGIKSNIVKSEDMVNASGNFYALAGGKTPVRIKSDYYLSLSNKGKWNFKISGASIKGRNTSQTPINIKGLDILSNNLNFVVSGKGNDKKNYLKYLASISGLGASNKRLSLKTPKISLSGNADIVKSNVRGSLNINSDNTIITADSLKTTIPAFSISGNFEKDLKTDLQCNGKIQFNDVNITDQKLQVNISGIGGILPFKWPFVDTNSGGTVFAKTILWKNIDLGSFSGSVRQNNSGLIYKGRYTSIPFKGMNLDFSGYTDLLSLNNFETEISINMQKYKLSSGSDINRLFPQAKGFLFGGKAQLNGKLGFIENKFTGFIKATIEEGLFNYKDKGILIEGIKINLNMPNLPSVSSAPKQQLNFDKASIGSIQFSEGKIDFQIESPESFFIEKCRFKWCDGSVSTNSLRISSLNNDLSLTLFCDRINLAKLIEQFSVAKAEGVGAVNGTIPIEFNDGKLIFADGFLYSTPGDGGIIHLAEAKILAQNLIPGTNQFAQIELTIEALKNYKYDWAKLKFSSAKENLLLNLQFDGKPVNTLPFIYDKKTGGFVRVKSAGEGSNFQGIRLDINLTIPLDKVLYYKDAIKKNR, encoded by the coding sequence ATGCCCCGTTATCGTAAAACACTATATATCATACTCTGCTTGTTAATATTTTTTACAGGTTATATCTCAATAACTTATTTCTATAAATTTATCATAAACTATGTCGAGTCCAAATTACTTCCCGAAACGGCAAAAGAAATCGGAATTGATAACCTGCGTTTTAAAATTCAAAAGGCAGGCTTATTCGGGGCCGATATAGCCTATATATCTACAGATCGGGATAACATAGACTCACCATCAATTGATTCGGTTCATATTGAATATGATCCCATAGGACTTTATAAAAAAAATATTAAAAAAGTTATTATAAGCGGAGTCCGTATTGAATGCGAATTTAACAATGGAAAATTTAATATCCTCGGATTCGATTGGCAAAATTTTATCCGAACACTTCAATCAAAAAAAAATGCTCCAACAGAAAACATCAAATCCTTTCCTGTAGAAAGTATTGAATTACGCAATTCCACTATTACCACGCATTTGAAAAACCAAAACATAGATATTCCGATTGACTTAAAAATTGTTCCAAATGATATAAATAAAAGCATGATTGATTGTCTTCTTAACCTATATCCACGTGATACCCATATAAAGATAGCATCCAAAATCAATATAGATACAAATCAAGCAGAAATTTATTTTGGCGCAAAGCAAATTTCTTTCGAGCGTTTTTCTGATTTCTCAAGTCTTATTCCTGGTACAAGTATTTCAGGTTCTGCCGATATCGATGGAAAGATGCAAATAAATTTTTCTCCATTTAAGATATCTTTTTTGTCATGTTCCGCATCTGCTTACAACCTTTCTGCATTTTACAATAATATTAATCTGACAAATTCTATAGATGAAATAAGCGGTAAAAAGATACCTGTTATTTTTGATATCAGAAACAGTGGAGATAATAAATGGATTTTTTCAGCAACATCTTTTTTAGTTAATTCGCCTTTTCCGATGAATATATCAGGTATAAAAAGTAATATTGTTAAAAGTGAGGATATGGTTAATGCCAGTGGTAATTTTTATGCACTTGCCGGAGGGAAAACTCCTGTCCGAATTAAATCTGATTACTACCTGAGTTTATCAAATAAAGGAAAATGGAATTTTAAGATATCCGGTGCTTCCATAAAAGGCCGGAATACTTCTCAAACACCCATAAATATTAAAGGCCTTGATATTTTATCAAATAATTTAAATTTTGTTGTATCAGGAAAAGGAAACGATAAAAAAAATTATTTAAAATATTTAGCGTCAATTTCAGGACTTGGCGCATCTAATAAAAGACTTTCTTTAAAAACACCCAAGATATCTCTTAGCGGAAATGCAGATATAGTTAAATCTAATGTAAGAGGGTCTCTTAATATAAATTCCGACAATACCATAATAACAGCTGATTCGTTAAAAACCACCATTCCTGCGTTTTCAATATCCGGAAATTTCGAAAAGGATTTGAAAACGGATTTGCAGTGTAACGGGAAAATACAATTCAATGATGTAAATATCACAGATCAGAAACTACAAGTAAATATATCCGGTATCGGCGGAATATTGCCTTTTAAATGGCCTTTTGTGGATACAAATTCCGGGGGCACCGTTTTTGCTAAAACAATTTTGTGGAAAAATATAGATCTTGGTTCGTTTTCAGGATCAGTAAGACAAAATAATTCAGGCTTAATCTATAAAGGCCGTTATACGAGCATTCCTTTTAAAGGAATGAATCTTGATTTTTCAGGATATACGGATTTGCTTTCCTTAAATAATTTTGAAACTGAAATCAGTATTAACATGCAAAAATATAAACTGTCTTCAGGAAGTGATATCAACAGATTATTCCCACAGGCAAAAGGTTTTTTATTTGGAGGTAAAGCGCAATTAAACGGCAAATTAGGGTTTATAGAAAATAAGTTTACAGGATTTATTAAAGCAACCATTGAAGAAGGATTGTTTAACTACAAAGACAAGGGAATTCTTATTGAAGGAATTAAAATTAATCTTAATATGCCGAATCTGCCTTCCGTATCAAGTGCTCCTAAACAACAGCTTAATTTCGACAAAGCATCAATAGGATCGATTCAATTTTCAGAGGGCAAAATTGATTTTCAAATTGAATCGCCTGAATCCTTTTTTATTGAAAAGTGCCGTTTTAAATGGTGTGATGGATCTGTAAGCACTAATTCTTTAAGAATTTCGTCTCTGAATAATGATTTGAGCCTTACATTATTTTGTGACCGCATCAATCTTGCAAAGTTGATTGAACAATTTAGTGTTGCCAAAGCAGAAGGAGTTGGAGCTGTAAACGGCACCATACCGATAGAATTCAATGATGGTAAATTGATTTTTGCAGATGGTTTTCTTTATTCTACCCCAGGAGATGGCGGTATTATTCATCTTGCCGAAGCTAAGATTCTTGCTCAAAACCTGATTCCGGGTACTAATCAATTTGCACAAATAGAGCTTACGATAGAAGCGCTCAAAAATTATAAATACGATTGGGCTAAACTGAAATTTTCAAGTGCAAAAGAGAATCTTTTGTTAAATTTGCAGTTTGACGGAAAGCCGGTTAACACTTTGCCGTTTATTTATGATAAAAAAACAGGTGGTTTTGTGCGAGTTAAATCAGCAGGGGAAGGTTCAAATTTCCAGGGAATACGTCTTGATATAAACCTTACTATTCCTCTTGACAAAGTTTTATATTACAAGGATGCTATAAAGAAAAACCGATAA